GTTATAACTCTTGAAACCTAAAAGATGCCTTCAACTTCAAGAGCCCTAATACTGTTCATCTATAAACAAGCCATCTTCTACAGAACCCATCATCAGATAGAGTTTCTTACGCTATGTTCACTGTTCTTTCTAATTCCTACAAACAAGGTTTAGAATAAAATGTAAATAAACGGTTTTGGTTTGGGAATATTGTGAGGCAGTTTTGACATAATGTTCTGTTCAATTTAGAATATAACTAGAACATGCATTTTTGGACCATGATAGGATATGTGCAGTTAACAACGAAAAGCAACTAGGAGGCTGAATACTTGTGTATAGGAGAATGTGTCTCGTGTAAACTACCGTTTTATGTGAACTGATATGAGATAGGCGTGTGAGCCAGACACTATGTCCTATATGCTAGTATCCAAGAAACAATAATTTCCACTATAATTGAATTATAATTAATAGAAAACTAGAAATGTTCACAGTGGCAAAAAAACGAAAGACGAACCTGAGAAGGCAGTAACCAAGCCGGCGACTTCAGGGCTCCACTCGAACCCACGAATTGCATCATAAACCCCGGCGTAATCACGAGTCCAAAGGCACTGCCCGATCCTCCAAGCAGCCACGAGCTCTGGTTTGCTCTCCTTGAACCCCTGGGGTATCGATTTCCACAAAAACCTCGCGCTGTTCCTGAAACAAACACAACCATTGATCACTTCAGCCGATGAATCAACAGGTTTAGATAAACCAAAGACGCGACTCACAGATCGTTCGCAAATATGTGGCCCAGAAGATGGACCGTGAAGGGCCAGTCCTCTTGGTAGGCGATCCCCCGCGAGGCAACCTAATAATCCAAGGATCAATAACTCGATGGTCTCGACAAGCATCAAATATCGGGAAAATGGAAGAGAAGATCGAGCTTCAAAACCCTAGGAAACCCTAATGGAGGGGAAGGGAGATGTTACCTGTAGCATCAGCTCGTCGCAGGCATCAGCGATCGTGGCGTAGGATCCAGAGGCCACAGCGTTTTGGATTGGCGACAGATCCATCGCGAGGCAGGCGGCAGCGTCCCTCCCGTTCCCCTCCTCTGCAGGCTTGGTGTCGAGGTCGGCGTCTGTTTTTATTGTCGCAACGTGGTTTTGCTTTCGAAAACAAAAAAATTGAAACAGAAGCaagatttattttgttttttcgtCTCTAGTGTCATGATGACAGCCACGGCGGGCTAATTATAGTTTAACCTTATTAGTTATATTTAGTATatcgatttttatatttaaaaaaatat
This Musa acuminata AAA Group cultivar baxijiao chromosome BXJ1-2, Cavendish_Baxijiao_AAA, whole genome shotgun sequence DNA region includes the following protein-coding sequences:
- the LOC135610095 gene encoding COP9 signalosome complex subunit 8-like, which gives rise to MDLSPIQNAVASGSYATIADACDELMLQVASRGIAYQEDWPFTVHLLGHIFANDLNSARFLWKSIPQGFKESKPELVAAWRIGQCLWTRDYAGVYDAIRGFEWSPEVAGLVTAFSENYTKKMFQLLSSAYSTIGVADVAHFLGMSEDEATNYALQHGWTLDSSSKMLTVKKPKIITEQKLDPSKLQRLTEYVFHLEH